Proteins encoded in a region of the Ornithodoros turicata isolate Travis chromosome 3, ASM3712646v1, whole genome shotgun sequence genome:
- the LOC135388259 gene encoding uncharacterized protein LOC135388259 isoform X5: protein MDTPWIGHPSTVRYKAWLEFCNLEADTSLISIRSKVLCSQHFAPVAYLRTGRLRWDAVPTLKRTLHGVGGSSAYANQSRLESSGPSTEERVQAVVACDDDSTGAIHLHQMSHPCHAEECGTEESQQQRDLSHQDHSYAQHAPALSTQSTVVSPLAAVVTPLPGTSSGVLRAVSSPQHLGGGSGWHPPKDCPSSSSLAAPAQPTKGKLDNLRKKVHQLQALCSAPVFIDT, encoded by the exons ATGGACACTCCCTGGATAGgtcatccttccacagtgag GTACAAGGCGTGGCTGGAGTTTTGCAACCTGGAGGCGGATACGAGTCTAATTTCCATTCGCTCTAAGGTCCTGTGCTCCCAGCACTTCGCACCAGTTGCTTATTTGCGCACAGGAAGGCTTCGGTGGGATGCAGTTCCTACATTGAAGCGCACACTGCATGGCGTTG GAGGAAGTAGTGCCTACGCCAATCAGAGCAGACTTGAAAGCAGTGGGCCTTCAACGGAGGAACGTGTGCAAGCTGTGGTAGCCTGCGATGACGACAGCACAGGAGCAATACACCTTCACCAGATGAGTCATCCTTGCCATGCTGAAG AGTGTGGTACTGAAGAAAGTCAGCAACAGCGTGATCTGTCTCATCAGGACCATAGCTACGCACAACACGCACCAGCCTTGTCAACACAGAGCACTGTTGTCTCCCCACTAGCTGCAGTTGTCACTCCTCTGCCAGGAACGTCGTCTGGTGTACTGCGTGCAGTCTCGTCACCTCAGCACTTAGGAG GTGGAAGTGGCTGGCATCCCCCCAAAGATTGCCCATCGTCCAGTAGTCTAGCAGCTCCAGCACAGCCAACAAAAGGCAAGCTGGATAACCTCCGCAAGAAAGTGCACCAGTTGCAAGCCCTGTGTTCAGCACCTGTGTTcatagatacctag
- the LOC135388259 gene encoding uncharacterized protein LOC135388259 isoform X3 encodes MGGISFHRFPRDPLRYKAWLEFCNLEADTSLISIRSKVLCSQHFAPVAYLRTGRLRWDAVPTLKRTLHGVGGSSAYANQSRLESSGPSTEERVQAVVACDDDSTGAIHLHQMSHPCHAEECGTEESQQQRDLSHQDHSYAQHAPALSTQSTVVSPLAAVVTPLPGTSSGVLRAVSSPQHLGGGSGWHPPKDCPSSSSLAAPAQPTKGKLDNLRKKVHQLQALCSAPVFIDT; translated from the exons ATGGGCGGTATAAGTTTCCACCGTTTTCCTCGGGACCCCTTGAG GTACAAGGCGTGGCTGGAGTTTTGCAACCTGGAGGCGGATACGAGTCTAATTTCCATTCGCTCTAAGGTCCTGTGCTCCCAGCACTTCGCACCAGTTGCTTATTTGCGCACAGGAAGGCTTCGGTGGGATGCAGTTCCTACATTGAAGCGCACACTGCATGGCGTTG GAGGAAGTAGTGCCTACGCCAATCAGAGCAGACTTGAAAGCAGTGGGCCTTCAACGGAGGAACGTGTGCAAGCTGTGGTAGCCTGCGATGACGACAGCACAGGAGCAATACACCTTCACCAGATGAGTCATCCTTGCCATGCTGAAG AGTGTGGTACTGAAGAAAGTCAGCAACAGCGTGATCTGTCTCATCAGGACCATAGCTACGCACAACACGCACCAGCCTTGTCAACACAGAGCACTGTTGTCTCCCCACTAGCTGCAGTTGTCACTCCTCTGCCAGGAACGTCGTCTGGTGTACTGCGTGCAGTCTCGTCACCTCAGCACTTAGGAG GTGGAAGTGGCTGGCATCCCCCCAAAGATTGCCCATCGTCCAGTAGTCTAGCAGCTCCAGCACAGCCAACAAAAGGCAAGCTGGATAACCTCCGCAAGAAAGTGCACCAGTTGCAAGCCCTGTGTTCAGCACCTGTGTTcatagatacctag
- the LOC135388259 gene encoding uncharacterized protein LOC135388259 isoform X1, with protein MVSPVFQLSVCMDTPWIGHPSTVRWYKAWLEFCNLEADTSLISIRSKVLCSQHFAPVAYLRTGRLRWDAVPTLKRTLHGVGGSSAYANQSRLESSGPSTEERVQAVVACDDDSTGAIHLHQMSHPCHAEECGTEESQQQRDLSHQDHSYAQHAPALSTQSTVVSPLAAVVTPLPGTSSGVLRAVSSPQHLGGGSGWHPPKDCPSSSSLAAPAQPTKGKLDNLRKKVHQLQALCSAPVFIDT; from the exons ATGGTATCACCTGTTTTCCAGCTTTCAGTCTGTATGGACACTCCCTGGATAGgtcatccttccacagtgaggTG GTACAAGGCGTGGCTGGAGTTTTGCAACCTGGAGGCGGATACGAGTCTAATTTCCATTCGCTCTAAGGTCCTGTGCTCCCAGCACTTCGCACCAGTTGCTTATTTGCGCACAGGAAGGCTTCGGTGGGATGCAGTTCCTACATTGAAGCGCACACTGCATGGCGTTG GAGGAAGTAGTGCCTACGCCAATCAGAGCAGACTTGAAAGCAGTGGGCCTTCAACGGAGGAACGTGTGCAAGCTGTGGTAGCCTGCGATGACGACAGCACAGGAGCAATACACCTTCACCAGATGAGTCATCCTTGCCATGCTGAAG AGTGTGGTACTGAAGAAAGTCAGCAACAGCGTGATCTGTCTCATCAGGACCATAGCTACGCACAACACGCACCAGCCTTGTCAACACAGAGCACTGTTGTCTCCCCACTAGCTGCAGTTGTCACTCCTCTGCCAGGAACGTCGTCTGGTGTACTGCGTGCAGTCTCGTCACCTCAGCACTTAGGAG GTGGAAGTGGCTGGCATCCCCCCAAAGATTGCCCATCGTCCAGTAGTCTAGCAGCTCCAGCACAGCCAACAAAAGGCAAGCTGGATAACCTCCGCAAGAAAGTGCACCAGTTGCAAGCCCTGTGTTCAGCACCTGTGTTcatagatacctag
- the LOC135388259 gene encoding uncharacterized protein LOC135388259 isoform X4: protein MDTPWIGHPSTVRWYKAWLEFCNLEADTSLISIRSKVLCSQHFAPVAYLRTGRLRWDAVPTLKRTLHGVGGSSAYANQSRLESSGPSTEERVQAVVACDDDSTGAIHLHQMSHPCHAEECGTEESQQQRDLSHQDHSYAQHAPALSTQSTVVSPLAAVVTPLPGTSSGVLRAVSSPQHLGGGSGWHPPKDCPSSSSLAAPAQPTKGKLDNLRKKVHQLQALCSAPVFIDT from the exons ATGGACACTCCCTGGATAGgtcatccttccacagtgaggTG GTACAAGGCGTGGCTGGAGTTTTGCAACCTGGAGGCGGATACGAGTCTAATTTCCATTCGCTCTAAGGTCCTGTGCTCCCAGCACTTCGCACCAGTTGCTTATTTGCGCACAGGAAGGCTTCGGTGGGATGCAGTTCCTACATTGAAGCGCACACTGCATGGCGTTG GAGGAAGTAGTGCCTACGCCAATCAGAGCAGACTTGAAAGCAGTGGGCCTTCAACGGAGGAACGTGTGCAAGCTGTGGTAGCCTGCGATGACGACAGCACAGGAGCAATACACCTTCACCAGATGAGTCATCCTTGCCATGCTGAAG AGTGTGGTACTGAAGAAAGTCAGCAACAGCGTGATCTGTCTCATCAGGACCATAGCTACGCACAACACGCACCAGCCTTGTCAACACAGAGCACTGTTGTCTCCCCACTAGCTGCAGTTGTCACTCCTCTGCCAGGAACGTCGTCTGGTGTACTGCGTGCAGTCTCGTCACCTCAGCACTTAGGAG GTGGAAGTGGCTGGCATCCCCCCAAAGATTGCCCATCGTCCAGTAGTCTAGCAGCTCCAGCACAGCCAACAAAAGGCAAGCTGGATAACCTCCGCAAGAAAGTGCACCAGTTGCAAGCCCTGTGTTCAGCACCTGTGTTcatagatacctag
- the LOC135388259 gene encoding uncharacterized protein LOC135388259 isoform X2 has product MVSPVFQLSVCMDTPWIGHPSTVRYKAWLEFCNLEADTSLISIRSKVLCSQHFAPVAYLRTGRLRWDAVPTLKRTLHGVGGSSAYANQSRLESSGPSTEERVQAVVACDDDSTGAIHLHQMSHPCHAEECGTEESQQQRDLSHQDHSYAQHAPALSTQSTVVSPLAAVVTPLPGTSSGVLRAVSSPQHLGGGSGWHPPKDCPSSSSLAAPAQPTKGKLDNLRKKVHQLQALCSAPVFIDT; this is encoded by the exons ATGGTATCACCTGTTTTCCAGCTTTCAGTCTGTATGGACACTCCCTGGATAGgtcatccttccacagtgag GTACAAGGCGTGGCTGGAGTTTTGCAACCTGGAGGCGGATACGAGTCTAATTTCCATTCGCTCTAAGGTCCTGTGCTCCCAGCACTTCGCACCAGTTGCTTATTTGCGCACAGGAAGGCTTCGGTGGGATGCAGTTCCTACATTGAAGCGCACACTGCATGGCGTTG GAGGAAGTAGTGCCTACGCCAATCAGAGCAGACTTGAAAGCAGTGGGCCTTCAACGGAGGAACGTGTGCAAGCTGTGGTAGCCTGCGATGACGACAGCACAGGAGCAATACACCTTCACCAGATGAGTCATCCTTGCCATGCTGAAG AGTGTGGTACTGAAGAAAGTCAGCAACAGCGTGATCTGTCTCATCAGGACCATAGCTACGCACAACACGCACCAGCCTTGTCAACACAGAGCACTGTTGTCTCCCCACTAGCTGCAGTTGTCACTCCTCTGCCAGGAACGTCGTCTGGTGTACTGCGTGCAGTCTCGTCACCTCAGCACTTAGGAG GTGGAAGTGGCTGGCATCCCCCCAAAGATTGCCCATCGTCCAGTAGTCTAGCAGCTCCAGCACAGCCAACAAAAGGCAAGCTGGATAACCTCCGCAAGAAAGTGCACCAGTTGCAAGCCCTGTGTTCAGCACCTGTGTTcatagatacctag
- the LOC135387647 gene encoding uncharacterized protein LOC135387647 translates to MTDNSAAEKAALHSVWPNATQLLCHFHVAQAEWRWLTSAKNVSPGQRRQLMSTFQKVMYADTAEGLEKAKEELQALSHDSYRARVQAFLQNEQQWVLLFRRSIITRGHNTNNFAEACIRVLKDIILCRVKAFNVVAMVDFVSVPWEKYFKEWLLRHAHNRVAADHLGYDRLLRRMPEGAVVHVTCLGDGSYAVPSATTHGKSYEVNSEVGLCSCPAGSQGAFCKHQALVHEIHGGMFPNAPVLSSEDRMELGRIALGDNCPPLSFFAGFRDMEQVENAGQSLQPSSLPESNTVNMDSECSATSGDSSQEPCTSGAAQASTMVEGLTIRDFIKELERGDALVGQNETYSRCLRKAVLCLKKARTETHFVGAMMSISAALGSATRRSGYIKVQPTGIARRRKGLTRGAKRVPAGRPPKKSATKQAKKRVHKLQVSVQSNVPHAKSHGQGH, encoded by the exons ATGACGGACAATTCAGCAGCTGAAAAGGCAGCTCTTCACAGCGTCTGGCCAAATGCGACACAGTTACTTTGCCACTTCCATGTGGCTCAGGCAGAGTGGCGCTGGCTAACATCTGCGAAGAATGTCAGCCCAGGACAGCGGAGGCAGCTGATGTCAACGTTTCAGAAG GTCATGTATGCTGACACCGCAGAAGGCTTGGAAAAAGCAAAGGAAGAGCTCCAAGCCCTGTCCCATGACTCCTACAGAGCACGTGTGCAAGCATTCCTGCAAAATGAACAGCAGTGGGTGTTGCTCTTTCGAAGAAGCATCATCACACGAGGCCATAACACCAACAACTTTGCTGAGGCCTGCATTCGTGTCCTGAAGGACATCATACTCTGCAGGGTGAAGGCTTTCAACGTTGTGGCAATGGTGGACTTCGTGTCTGTTCCCTGGGAGAAATACTTCAAAGAGTGGCTGCTAAGGCACGCACACAACCGTGTTGCAGCAGACCACCTGGGGTATGACAGGCTGCTGAGAAGGATGCCTGAAGGTGCTGTCGTGCATGTCACCTGCCTTGGTGATGGCTCCTATGCTGTTCCAAGTGCCACAACTCATGGAAAATCCTATGAAGTCAACTCGGAGGTTGGGCTTTGTTCATGCCCAGCTGGGAGCCAAGGTGCCTTTTGCAAGCACCAGGCACTGGTGCACGAGATCCATGGTGGCATGTTTCCCAATGCGCCTGTGCTCTCTTCTGAGGATCGCATGGAACTTGGAAGGATAGCGTTGGGGGATAACTGCCCACCCCTGAGCTTCTTCGCAGGATTTAGGGACATGGAACAGGTGGAAAATGCAGGACAATCACTCCAGCCTTCAAGTCTTCCGGAAAGCAACACAGTGAACATGGACAGTGAATGTTCTGCCACAAGTGGCGATAGCAGTCAAGAGCCCTGCACTTCCGGAGCTGCTCAAGCTTCCACCATG GTTGAGGGCTTAACCATTCGTGACTTCATAAAAGAGCTGGAGCGGGGAGATGCGCTGGTTGGGCAGAATGAAACCTACTCCAGGTGCTTGAGGAAGGCCGTTCTTTGCCTAAAAAAAGCCAGGACTGAAACTCACTTTGTGGGCGCTATGATGTCCATCAGTGCCGCCCTTGGTAGTGCTACCAGGCGAAGTGGCTACATAAAAGTACAGCCGACAGGCATTGCAAGGCGACGCAAGGGGCTCACAAGGGGGGCGAAGAGGGTTCCGGCTGGACGTCCACCAAAGAAGTCTGCCACTAAACAAGCTAAAAAACGTGTGCACAAACTTCAAGTCAGCGTGCAGAGCAATGTGCCCCATGCTAAATCTCATGGACAAGGCCACTAG